Proteins encoded by one window of Ralstonia sp. RRA:
- the cls gene encoding cardiolipin synthase has translation MPTSTTAFFATFLFLVHCVGVLAAIHAVLTVRTSQGAIAWAISLVTLPEFTLIPYLIFGRSTFAGYVDARRFHNARLREITLSDDWRRLRDHESSVVEPHHASMQALPRLTGMPCLSRNRVRLLVNGAETFDAIFAAIAQAKRVLIVQFFIVHDDTLGRRLAELMLERARAGVRVYFLFDSIGCHALPRHYVQRLIEGGIHAKPFATRGGFVNRFQLNFRNHRKLVVVDGERAYVGGHNVGNEYLGEKPPLSPWRDTHIEIVGAAVMDLQLTFAEDWYWAAKEVPQLIVPEQRPVEDMVCQVVASGPADKQETCSLFFMEAIQSARKRLWITTPYFIPDEAVFAALRLAVLRGVDVRILIPSRPDHRVVFLASTLYAHQAIRAGVKIYRYLPGFLHQKVVLIDDDAAAVGSANLDNRSFRLNFEVMVMTADHRFASDVAHMLEADFAEATRIGRDEYERAHPMRRVIMHVAKLFAPIL, from the coding sequence ATGCCGACCAGTACCACCGCGTTTTTTGCCACCTTCCTCTTCCTCGTGCACTGCGTGGGCGTGCTCGCGGCCATCCATGCGGTGCTCACCGTGCGCACCTCGCAGGGCGCCATTGCCTGGGCGATCTCGCTGGTCACGCTGCCCGAGTTCACGCTGATCCCCTACCTGATCTTCGGACGCAGCACCTTTGCCGGCTACGTGGACGCCCGCCGCTTCCACAACGCCCGCCTGCGCGAGATCACGCTGTCAGACGACTGGCGCCGCCTGCGCGATCACGAATCCTCCGTCGTCGAACCGCACCACGCGAGCATGCAGGCCTTGCCGCGCCTGACCGGCATGCCCTGCCTGTCGCGCAACCGCGTGCGTCTGCTGGTGAACGGCGCGGAGACCTTCGACGCCATCTTCGCGGCCATCGCGCAGGCCAAGCGCGTACTGATCGTTCAGTTCTTCATCGTGCACGACGACACGCTCGGCCGCCGCCTAGCGGAGCTGATGCTTGAGCGCGCCCGCGCCGGCGTGCGCGTGTACTTCCTGTTCGACAGCATCGGCTGCCACGCCCTGCCCCGCCACTACGTGCAGCGCCTGATCGAGGGCGGCATCCACGCCAAGCCATTTGCCACGCGCGGGGGCTTCGTCAACCGCTTCCAGCTCAACTTCCGCAATCACCGCAAGCTGGTGGTGGTGGATGGCGAGCGCGCCTATGTGGGCGGGCACAACGTGGGCAACGAGTACCTGGGCGAAAAGCCGCCACTCTCGCCGTGGCGCGATACCCATATCGAGATCGTTGGGGCGGCGGTGATGGACCTGCAGCTCACCTTTGCCGAAGACTGGTACTGGGCAGCGAAGGAGGTGCCGCAACTGATCGTGCCCGAACAGCGTCCGGTGGAAGACATGGTCTGCCAGGTGGTCGCCAGCGGCCCGGCCGACAAGCAGGAGACTTGCTCGCTGTTCTTCATGGAGGCCATCCAGTCGGCGCGCAAGCGGCTGTGGATCACCACACCGTATTTCATTCCCGATGAGGCCGTGTTTGCCGCGCTGCGTCTGGCCGTGCTGCGCGGCGTGGATGTGCGCATCCTGATCCCCTCGCGGCCAGACCACCGCGTGGTGTTCCTGGCCTCGACGCTGTACGCGCATCAGGCCATCCGCGCGGGCGTGAAAATCTACCGCTACCTGCCCGGCTTCCTGCACCAGAAAGTTGTGCTGATCGACGACGACGCGGCCGCCGTGGGCAGCGCCAACCTCGACAACCGCTCGTTCCGCCTGAACTTCGAGGTGATGGTCATGACCGCCGACCACCGCTTCGCCAGCGACGTTGCACACATGCTCGAAGCCGACTTTGCGGAAGCCACCCGCATCGGCCGCGACGAATACGAGCGCGCCCACCCGATGCGCCGCGTGATCATGCACGTAGCCAAGCTGTTCGCACCGATCCTGTAG